GATCAAGTCTTATACCATAATAAATGACTTGGCTTTCGGCCAAAGTGATGAAGAGAAGAAGTGAGAGGATCATGAAAGTCAAGACGTTGAACATAGTAGCAACTCTGTCATTTGCCTTGGCCATCTTTTTGCTTCCTCTAgtgttttttcttcttcaaaatgtATAGCTATTTTTGTGGATGTGATTTTCATAACTAGTCTGTGAGAATATATAACGGGAGTGAAAGAATGAGAACAAAGAGGAGTAGACAAATTCTGATTACATATTCGGCGTTTCAAGAAGAGTACCGCCGGCAAGCGGCATTTAGGTGAATTGTACAAAAGAATGAAACAAAGGTTAATaaactaaattaattaaattgattaaattaaataagtaaATAGGAAGATGAATTTTTATTTACATAATTCGTTTCCTTTCATGTACATAACTTTTTAAAGGTATCTGACTATATACAcggtttttctttttcattgtttCGGTTTTTCTTCGTTCTAGTCTTTTATTATATTGTATGGGTTTGGACGAGGAGGGAGATCTAATTTattttttccacttttttttcTCTACTTTCTGACACCTAAAAGTACATAACGGTACACtatttaaacaaataataaaaagaataaaaatgaaaaaaagaaaaacaacaagagtaaaaataacaagaagaaaagtaaaaatagcacgggctagccaattttcggactgtaattcaaaaatagctagcatttgcaaagtcattgaaaaatagccactattttgctgcaacacggaccggtccagcataatatactggagattgatgcacatgggtgaacttccagcatattatgctggaactccaacacgcggaaagttcctgcataatataccggagattggagcacttgtgtatgaacttccagcatattatgctggactggtatattatactggaactccagtatattatgctggaatattttccggattttgaactgtattttcgttcagatttatctatacatgaaaaatggctaaatttagattacttttgaaactgtgactatttttcaattatcacttgtatacctggctatttttgaatttctcccataagaaaataataacatAATTAATAACGATAGCAATAACTAAGTTAAAACAGATTTGGACTTGGGAGGCCTACTTGATAGGAAACAAAATGGGCTAAACTTGGGCCATCCCCATCATTCACTTATCCATTTGATGACAAATATTATAGGCTTTGGTTCAATCCTTCTCGATTAGTTCTAATGATGTCCAACATTTAGGCGCCCAAGTAGAACAAGGGCCTCGTATCTTTCTCGACAAAGATCTATCAGTGACCTATGAATACATTGTGTTGCTTTAGGAGTCAATTAAGTTTGATAAATGAAAATACTCTTAGCATGACTGCTTGATAATAATAAAAGGGGAAAAATACATAATTGACGGCCGGTTAGAACTAATTATATTTGCTagccaaaaatatataaaatatgtgtGTTATCTGTATAtagaatgcaaaaaaaaaaaaagttgtcgGCTATTATTTTTGGAAGCTACCGAAGACATACATTTCTCTAACAATGACATACTAAATTTGCCCCCCTCATGAATTTGGGACATTTAATATGGGCCTGGTTCACCAATAATTTAAGAAATTGGACCCACTCACATATAAAGCACCATTAATACTTTACACATGGTACAATATGAGGCCATCTTCGACAGCAACAGTTGGTTTTTGGAAAAATTGGTCTCCAATGCTGCTCTATTTTTTGCTCCAAATGGGGATAAATAGTGGCACTTCAATTTGGAGTGACACTATTCATCTCCTCTATTACTATTCcctattatattattattatttttattatttaattcttttaatttatctctttatatatatctaattttgtttatgtaatttctttataatattaattttacatcttaattttggcatataattttgataaattaattttcgtgcatttattatttttatgtaaaattataagttaattttattaacAACTATAAAATGTATAATCGTCTCAAAATAGGAATGGTGCAAATTAAGAACAAAGATGTTCATTTtgcacttcgtaatgcattaatagatcatttatgAGAGCATACTAGAGGtgaaagttgaatatttatgtagtatttaatctgaattttaccataatgtaatatatatttaattatcttgtatctcaatgatttcacttttatttgaattatccgttaacatatataatttataatatttgcttacaaattatattctttaaaaatttatggtataaaataattttatattaaatggttatataaggaatataaattatatgtgatgaatatgtaaaaaaagaaaaaagataagagtttctttaatagaaataaaaaataaaatttaaataaaagataataatataatattgaagagagaagaatataaaatggAATATTTTTTTTGGAGTAAAAAATGGAGTAATGGTTGGAGTAACTTTACTCTATTTTGGAGTTTACTccattttggaggagaaaatggaGGCAAGGGTCGGAGATTGTAGTAAGTTTTGTATATTAACAATGCATATGTTTTTCTACAAATCGTGTAAATTTACTACAATTGATAACTTTTCATATCAAATCTGTTCTTTTAAGTGAGAACATAATATAACTAGTTAGATTTCACTGATAGTGTAAAATTTCATTATACAGTCGTAATAACATAAATCATACTGTATAAATATAAGTAAGGTTAGTGCAGATATAGATACACGTATAGCAGCTTTGGTAGACTGAAAGTCTGAAACTAATCGAGACCATAAAACACAGTTCATCAAAACAATACGTGGGTAACAGATATTAAGATTGGCTAAAGTAGTAACGAAAGTGTTACGTATTATTGAATAGTACAGAGTACATCTCAGACAAAACACTTGTCTTCACAAAGATTCTTGTCACACATAGTTCTAAACAAAGACAACCAACATAGCACGTACTCTCTTTCTTAATTTATCCTTCAAAAAATAAGACAACACACATGTAGCTAGAATAACCACAAAGGGCTACATTATATTTCTGACCAAGTTCTTTGTTGCTCTTCTGCAACAGAAGTAGAAAGCAGCAAATTATAATTAGCTGAATTCCTGACCGAACAATTGGCCCTAATTTCACCTTGTGTCCCAGTCAACACATTCAACTGCCCCATCTTGATCATGGAATTCACAAATTCCTCAAAGAAAAGTGACTCGTTAATAGCAAAACTTGTAACAATGCCTCGAGTCCTTCTATCCGTGTACAAATCTTGATCCGATGTGAATAGTCCTTGTCGATTCATGAGATCAACGTAATACTTGTTATCAAACTTGTTAGGTGATCGAATGTCAAGAACAGTCGTGTTCGTGGAGTTTGAGGTTGGACAAGTGTTTTTAAGGTTGTTGGCAAATGTTTTGTCCATCGAGGGATCTTGGTTAGGGTAAAGTCTTTCAGTGAAAGAAGTGCAATGTCCAATGCCAATGGTGTGGCCACCAGAAAGTGCAACAACATCAGTTGGGGTGAAGTTTTTGGTGGCAAGTGAAGTTAAAATGGCACTAGCGTTGAATGAAGGTGGTGGAAGGTTGGCTAGGGTTTCATTTCTTGTTGCAAAGTTGAGTCCATCCCTTCTTCCTAAAGGTAGATCATAATCAGGGCCACCAGACTGCAATATTATCCATGAATAGAGATATTAATTACTTCATGTTAAGCCTGATGAATTCTTTAATTTCAATACGAAGGATACTTAGAAAATATTTGCATAATCAAATAAACTTATAAGATCATGATTATATGAATATTTATGGTAAAAAATTACTCCCTCCGTCCCAATATATGTGGCGGAGTTCGAATTTCTGAATCTCAATTTTTCTTTAACCGCAATTTTTATATGCTTTTAGATATTTTGGATTGCTAATTATTGTGATTTATAGTATTTTTACTTAGTttccaaatatataaattttgtttCAAAAAATTTTCTATGTCTAAATTCAAGGTCAACATTAAGAAGTTTGACTCTCGAAATCCGAGGTTCGTCCCATAAATGGGTGTAATTGATAACctgataaaaatattaattacaaacTAATTTGATGCCGTATAATTGTCACGTGAAAAAAACTGTCCTATTAGTTCTTAACTTTTTTataagaattaaaaaataattcttcACTTCATGGTGAGGGGAACTAATTAACGCGGAGtctaaaatttgaaaagaaaatgaaaaaaaaaaagctgCTACTCCGAGATATTGACATTGTATTAATGGTGTGTCAGTCTAGCTAAAACTCATTGACATTGACGCTTGAATGCGAACATTATTGAGAAGTGATACTTGGCAATTGTTTGAAGCTTTTGTACTATAGCTTATTGAATTATTTGTCATAAAGCTTTATCACATTGAACAACTTTAGAAATACGCTTCTGAGTTGTTTGGCCACGAATTTTCTTTTAGTTACTCGAACGGTCTTTAACTACTCGAACAGTCTTGATCTAGTTTGAGTCCGATCTTATCCAAAATTTTTAAACAAGGATCTCAAACATTCTAAAAAATATAGGCCAATTTTCCACGACTACAAAGTCTTCTGCTTCATGTCATAAGTTCACAAAAACTTTAAAACTAACTTCAGTTAAAGGTCTTGAAAGAAAAAAGTTTAGTTATATGTTAAAAGAATATTTTGTACGAAGTGGAAGTGGGATCCTCATATAGAATTGCTGTTATACCGACTTCTGAGCAATCTAGCCGAACTTGATTGTTATATGTACAAAGTGGAAGGGAAGGGGATCCTCAATTTATGACGTAAACATGATAAATAGTACGATTTAATATATATTAGGTGCGAGTAAATTTTTAGTGATGTGAACTTACTAAGAAAACAGAGTCGCGAGCAGCAATAGCAGTGATATCCGCACAAGAGACCACCCTACCGCAATCTCGATGCACACGGCGGCGAAGGTCTTCAATGATCCTAAATGCCTGCTGTCTTAAAGTCAAGTTGGGAGGTGCATCTTTCTCACTTGGTCCACTCGCTGAACCATCTAATAGTACTGATCCGTCACAACCCTGTGTATCAAAAATGGCACATAATTATCTTGtaagtttgtatatcatagtTCGTTATAACCTTACATTGAATCGTTTAGGTGCAATGTTACAACTTCACTGAAACCTTTAAGTTCTCTCTTTGTGTCTTTCTTGTTTCACTATTCACGAATGttttactaaagaaaatcaaatgtAACCAACTTCGAAACTTCATTGATCAGTTTATATCTCCATTATATTGGAgaaagaatttaagttatatactgaCCATAAAGATTTTTAATACTATTCCTAAAGTTACTTTATAAGTGACTTGAACGtataaatattttagaatttagAGTTAGGTAAATACCTGAACAAAACAGTCATGGAAGTGAAGGCGAAGAAGGCCGGCAGCCTGGCCAATATCCTGCCGGAAAACCTGCTGGAGGCGGCTTCTGATGATGGATTCAGCATTGGGGCAAATGGAGTCATAGAAAGTCCATGAAAGACCTTTCACAATTGGTTGAGTACCTTGAGCTTCTGTTTGATAAAAGTTGACTGAAAGGATCAGCAAAAGTGAAGCAGCAAAAGAAGAAAGGGTAATTGAAGCCATTATTGCTGATCTTTTGAGGTTAATTATTGCTAAAGGTTCACATTCACTAGGGTCTATTTATAGCCGGAAGGAAGTTACTTATTAGTAgtattatttttcaattttaccCTTAGGATTAATGGCCTGTCATATACGTACCATAAGCTAGGAAAAATGGTTTTAAAAAATTGCCTCTTTTACCTTAATAGTATACCTTCTTTTTGTTCCAAAATACGTATATATCATAAGCATGCACGGTGATAAATTAAACCTTGAAGAAGAGCATATAAACAACACTTAATTTTGAAGCAAATATAGTGTTGCTGGACGATCTAGCAACTTCGACTATTGAGGGGTAAAAAACAAATATTTGAGTAATAATTCTTATATCAGGTTTTCTTGGAAATTGTTTATTCAGAGTGgtgaatcatgaaaatatttgaatttttttccaAATAATATTAGAGAGAGCTTTGTAGCAATAGTAAATCGCCTCCACGTAACCTATAGGTCAGTACAGTTCGAGTTTGGAAGCAACCACTAACAGAGGCAGATGTAGCGTACTagctacgggttcaactgaactcataactttcgacgcggaataaaaatttatatgtaaaaattcattaaaattataaaaaagtagatatgaacccataactttaaaaatataatgggttcaatgttaaaaatcttaaaattgaACTCATAGGatttaaatcttggatccgcctctggCCACTAATGCTTACATTAAGATAGATTGTGTATATCACATCCATTGAGGTGTATCCCTTTCATAGACCCTTCGTGAATATATAAAACTTTATACACAAGATTGCTTTTTGACCAATGGGCGCATTATAATACAACTCATTTATTGATTCAGCTTATTTTAACCCGTCAAATACAACCTTTGTTAAAATACAACCCATCCACATTTGACACCGGCACACACTTTTATAACATTTTCTGTTAGAAAAAAATTCGAATAGCTTTTTAAACTGTTACGGGAACTTTATTAAACCTCTTAAGCAGAACAAGCAACGAGGTAATCTTTCCGTTTTAAGTGCaaacgaaaaattaaaatttacattCTGGAGACATCCCTTTTTCActtcaaaaattatataaattttatatattttttcggctaccaaatataaataattttcgaTGCAGGTTAAAAGTGAAAAAACCCCATCCCAtacgaaaaattaaaatttgcatTCCGGAGACATCCCTTTTTCActtcaataaaacaaataagaaaaccaGAAGCTGCAACATTTTTAAGTGCAAGAAGCGAGCAAATATTGATAAATGCTTGTGTGATCTCAGCAAGGAACAACTCCTTAGACTTTTACTAACTACATCGCACCAACCATATCCTAATTGTCTTTGATCACTTTCAATTGATTTTTCGTACTCCAAAATTCTTTG
The nucleotide sequence above comes from Nicotiana tabacum cultivar K326 chromosome 12, ASM71507v2, whole genome shotgun sequence. Encoded proteins:
- the LOC107808759 gene encoding peroxidase 12-like precursor; protein product: MASITLSSFAASLLLILSVNFYQTEAQGTQPIVKGLSWTFYDSICPNAESIIRSRLQQVFRQDIGQAAGLLRLHFHDCFVQGCDGSVLLDGSASGPSEKDAPPNLTLRQQAFRIIEDLRRRVHRDCGRVVSCADITAIAARDSVFLSGGPDYDLPLGRRDGLNFATRNETLANLPPPSFNASAILTSLATKNFTPTDVVALSGGHTIGIGHCTSFTERLYPNQDPSMDKTFANNLKNTCPTSNSTNTTVLDIRSPNKFDNKYYVDLMNRQGLFTSDQDLYTDRRTRGIVTSFAINESLFFEEFVNSMIKMGQLNVLTGTQGEIRANCSVRNSANYNLLLSTSVAEEQQRTWSEI